The DNA region CATCTGAAAGGAACCCGACATGGCCGAGAACCCCACCATCGAAGAGCTGAAGGCCCCGCTGCTCGCCGCGATCGGCGCCGCCGACCTGGCCCTGGCCACCATGACCGAATTGGTCGCCAACCTGCGCGACCGCGCCGGTGAGGCCCGCGAGGACGCCAGCACCCGCGTCGAGGAGAGCCGTGCTCGCCTGAACAAGCTGCAGGAAGAGCTGCCCGAGCAGTTCGCCGAACTGCGCGAGCGTTTCACCGCCGACGAGCTGCGCAAGGCCGCCGAGGGCTACGTGGAGGCCGCCAGCGACCGCTACAGCGACCTGGTCGCCCGCGGTGAGGCCGCCCTGGTGCGGCTGCGCAACCAGTCCGGTCTCGACGACGCCGCCGAGCAGGTCGAGGGCTACGTCGAGCAGGCCGTCGAGCTGACCCAGGAAGTGCTGGGCAACGTCGCGTCGCAGACCCGCGAGGTGGGCGAGCGCGCCGCCAAGCTGGTCGGCATCGACCTGCCGGTGAAGGACGAGGACGCCCCGGCGCCTGCCGCGCCGGCTCCGGCCGCCAAGAAGGCGCCGGCCAAGAAGGCCGCGGCTCCGGCTGCCAAGAAGGCGCCGGCCAAGAAGGCCCCCGCCAAGAAGGCGCCGGCCAAGAAGGTCACCCAGAAGTAGTCGCGGTTCGACGCCGGGGACGGCACCCGCCTAGGCTTGCAGCGTGCTCGCTGATCAGCTTATGGGTGCCGTCCTCGGTGTTTTGACGATCGCCGTCCTGGCGGCGTCGGCGTACGCGTTCGTCCACGCGGCCATGCAGCGCGCCGATGCCTACCCCGCCGCCGACAAGCTCACCAAGCCGGTCTGGCTGGCGATCATCGGCGGGTGCGGGGTACTGCCCGTGCTGCTGCCGATGATGGGGTTGGTCATCGCGGCCTGCGCGTCCAGCATCTACCTGGTGGACGTGCGGCCCCGACTGCTCGAGGTGCAGGGCAAGTCCCACTAGCGCCATGCTGCGTCGCATCCTGTTTTCCGCTGCGGCGGCCGCGCTGTGGTGCGCGTCGCCGGTCTCCGCCGACACCGGGGCACCCGGATTGGTCGACCACGTCGAATGGGTCGACTACGGCGGCCGCGCGAGCCTGCGGATCTACCCGACCCCGGCCGCACGGGCGGCGGCTTTGCGGCTCGACTCCGGCGCGGTGGCCGAACAGGCCTGGCGCGAGGTGCTCGACCGTGCCCCCGAAGCCGACACCGCGAGCATGCGCGACCAGTTCCGCTGCCACTGGAGCTACGCCGAATTCGCCCGG from Mycolicibacter sp. MU0083 includes:
- a CDS encoding heparin-binding hemagglutinin codes for the protein MAENPTIEELKAPLLAAIGAADLALATMTELVANLRDRAGEAREDASTRVEESRARLNKLQEELPEQFAELRERFTADELRKAAEGYVEAASDRYSDLVARGEAALVRLRNQSGLDDAAEQVEGYVEQAVELTQEVLGNVASQTREVGERAAKLVGIDLPVKDEDAPAPAAPAPAAKKAPAKKAAAPAAKKAPAKKAPAKKAPAKKVTQK
- a CDS encoding DUF2516 family protein, which codes for MGAVLGVLTIAVLAASAYAFVHAAMQRADAYPAADKLTKPVWLAIIGGCGVLPVLLPMMGLVIAACASSIYLVDVRPRLLEVQGKSH
- a CDS encoding DUF2599 domain-containing protein, giving the protein MLRRILFSAAAAALWCASPVSADTGAPGLVDHVEWVDYGGRASLRIYPTPAARAAALRLDSGAVAEQAWREVLDRAPEADTASMRDQFRCHWSYAEFARPGKTSWNLEPWRPVVDDLTMIGSGCNPGGAEEAF